Proteins encoded together in one Bos indicus isolate NIAB-ARS_2022 breed Sahiwal x Tharparkar chromosome 3, NIAB-ARS_B.indTharparkar_mat_pri_1.0, whole genome shotgun sequence window:
- the LOC109556701 gene encoding olfactory receptor 10R2-like, with protein sequence MANSSCVTEFFLLGFSSLGELQLILFVVFLCLYLIILSGNITIISVIYLDHSLHTPMYFFLCVLSTSETFYTIVILPKMLINLLSVFRTMSFVSCASQMYFFLGFAVTNCLLLGVMGYDRYAAICQPLHYPILMSWRVCGQLAVTCIVSGFLISLLGTTLVFSLPFCGSNKVNHYFCDISPVIRLAYAEIYINELVIFIGGVLVLVVPLIFIFISYGFIASAILKISSAEGKRKAFSTCASHLIVVVVHYGCASFVYLRPSAKYTSGKDRLVTVTYTIITPLLNPVVYSLRNKDVQLAIRKMIEKTRLRFFNYVKTL encoded by the coding sequence ATGGCCAATTCCTCCTGTGTTACTGAGTTCTTCCTTCTGGGTTTCTCCAGTCTTGGGGAATTGCAACTTATCCTCTTTGTggtctttctctgcctctatttGATCATCTTGAGTGGAAACATCACCATCATCTCAGTAATCTACTTGGATCACAGCctccacacacccatgtacttctttctATGTGTCCTTTCTACCTCTGAAACTTTCTACACGATTGTCATTCTGCCCAAGATGCTTATCAATCTGCTCTCTGTGTTCAGGACAATGTCCTTTGTGAGTTGTGCTTCACAGATGTACTTCTTTCTTGGTTTTGCTGTCACCAATTGCCTGCTTCTGGGAGTGATGGGCTATGATCGCTATGCTGCCATCTGTCAGCCTTTGCACTACCCCATTCTCATGAGCTGGAGAGTTTGTGGGCAACTGGCAGTGACTTGTATTGTCAGTGGTTTCCTAATATCTTTATTGGGAACAACTTTGGTCTTTAGCCTCCCTTTCTGTGGCTCCAACAAGGTCAACCATTACTTTTGTGACATTTCACCAGTCATCCGCCTCGCTTATGCTGAAATCTACATTAATGAACTGGTCATCTTCATTGGAGGGGTCTTGGTCCTTGTTGTGCCCTTGATCTTCATCTTCATCTCTTATGGATTTATTGCCTCTGCTATCCTGAAGATCTCATCAGCTGAAGGCAAACGAAAAGCATTCTCCACCTGTGCCTCCCATCTCATTGTGGTCGTTGTCCACTATGGCTGTGCTTCCTTTGTCTACCTGCGACCCTCAGCCAAATATACATCAGGAAAAGACAGGCTGGTGACAGTGACCTACACCATCATCACCCCACTGTTGAACCCTGTGGTATACAGCCTCAGGAACAAAGATGTACAGCTGGCTATTAGGAAAATGATTGAGAAGACTAGGTTAAgattttttaattatgttaagactttataa